A window from Neorhizobium sp. NCHU2750 encodes these proteins:
- a CDS encoding response regulator transcription factor has product MMTDLRVAVCDDHPLFREGVARTLTELGFSIVAEGGSRDDAIRIVQSHHPDILLMDISMPGGGLNAIAPILTERPDQNIVMLTVSETSDDIRRALQDGAKGYVLKGIGSTSLADILRSVAAGEGYVAPTLSAKLLSEPAYPEISNLVAGLRELTAREREVLELAAGGLSNKSVAIELDLHEKTVKHHMTRIFAKLNVSNRTAAAIAWNEAVREGAIRPLA; this is encoded by the coding sequence TTGATGACCGATCTGCGGGTTGCCGTATGTGACGATCACCCATTGTTTCGCGAGGGCGTGGCACGTACGCTGACCGAACTCGGCTTCAGCATTGTGGCAGAAGGTGGCAGCCGCGACGATGCAATCCGGATCGTCCAGAGCCACCACCCGGATATACTGCTGATGGACATTTCGATGCCGGGCGGTGGCCTCAATGCCATTGCGCCCATTCTGACGGAACGTCCCGACCAGAATATCGTGATGCTGACGGTATCCGAAACCAGCGACGATATCCGCCGCGCCCTGCAGGATGGCGCAAAGGGCTACGTGCTCAAAGGTATCGGCTCGACATCGCTTGCCGACATCCTCCGTTCCGTCGCTGCAGGTGAGGGATATGTGGCTCCGACGCTATCAGCCAAGCTGTTGTCCGAGCCGGCATATCCGGAAATTTCGAACCTTGTCGCTGGCCTGCGCGAACTGACGGCACGCGAGCGCGAGGTGCTGGAACTCGCCGCAGGCGGTCTCAGCAACAAGTCCGTTGCCATAGAACTCGACCTGCATGAGAAGACGGTCAAGCACCACATGACGCGGATTTTTGCGAAACTGAATGTCAGCAACAGAACTGCCGCTGCCATTGCTTGGAACGAGGCCGTCAGAGAAGGCGCAATCCGTCCTTTAGCGTAA
- the hutC gene encoding histidine utilization repressor, with the protein MTGGVSEAPVSLHQRILSDIEQNILTGRWPPGYKIPSEQLLAQQYECSRMTVNKVVTQLARAGLVQRRRKIGSVVLPQKAQSAILEIYDIREEVKTTERTYSYRILAHSIRQANQAETRQLGLIRKKAVADITCLHFADGKPFCLEQRLINLEAVPEAEAESFDKLSPGPWLLDHVPWSAAEHRIDARGAEEVEASHLGIALGSPVMVVERQTWRLEQSVTAVRLTYPGGSHTLTARFTPSQAT; encoded by the coding sequence ATGACGGGCGGTGTTTCGGAGGCGCCGGTTTCGCTTCACCAGCGGATACTGTCCGACATCGAACAAAACATCCTGACCGGCCGCTGGCCTCCGGGCTACAAGATCCCGTCGGAGCAATTGCTGGCCCAGCAGTATGAGTGCTCCCGCATGACCGTCAACAAGGTCGTGACTCAACTCGCCCGCGCCGGGCTTGTGCAACGCCGCCGAAAGATCGGCAGCGTGGTCCTTCCGCAGAAGGCACAAAGCGCCATTCTGGAGATTTATGACATCCGCGAGGAAGTCAAAACGACGGAAAGAACCTATAGCTACCGTATCCTTGCGCATAGCATCAGGCAGGCCAATCAGGCGGAGACAAGGCAGCTCGGTCTCATACGTAAAAAGGCCGTCGCCGATATTACCTGTCTGCATTTTGCCGACGGCAAGCCGTTTTGTCTCGAGCAACGATTGATCAATCTTGAAGCGGTGCCCGAGGCCGAAGCGGAGAGCTTCGACAAACTTTCCCCCGGTCCATGGCTGCTCGATCACGTACCGTGGAGCGCCGCCGAACACCGCATCGATGCACGCGGCGCCGAAGAGGTAGAAGCCTCCCATCTCGGTATCGCCCTCGGCAGTCCAGTCATGGTCGTCGAACGGCAGACCTGGCGACTGGAGCAATCCGTCACCGCCGTCCGCCTTACCTATCCCGGCGGCAGCCACACGTTGACTGCCCGTTTTACACCGTCACAGGCAACTTGA
- a CDS encoding sensor histidine kinase codes for MRLPNVVAHWNGQSLARQFLLAGGFVSIVAIAVVGAFVASLIEEAVTRNSAASTALYVDSIIAPILPDMTTTEKLDESVERALDETLSQGALGQRLVSFRLWRKDGTILYANDKKLMGQKLQPSDDLKAAFSGKMVSEFNDIDPQEATTLGDAKLPLLKIYNPILQPWSGEVVAVSEFYEVASDFERSLYSARLRAWLAVAAVIAGIFALLSLIVLRGSRLIDLQRGLLNARVGELSHLLKQNRALHERVHNASQRTTALNERFLRRLGADLHDGPAQLIAYASLRIDSPAILGAQALVEKREAEVASIKMSLQEAMREIRSICHDLILPEIESAGLHEVISQAVQRYQERTGITVDLLRSHTDWQPSPAEKICIYRFVQETLNNGFRHAGGAGQQVLQRLQDDCVIIDVIDKGPGFDLASVKPTSLGIAGLRERIESLGGGFSVLSGASGTTVTISLKTSETEKS; via the coding sequence GTGCGCCTGCCTAATGTTGTCGCTCACTGGAACGGACAGTCTCTCGCCCGGCAGTTTCTGCTGGCTGGCGGCTTCGTATCCATTGTTGCGATCGCCGTCGTCGGCGCCTTCGTCGCCAGCCTGATCGAGGAGGCCGTTACCCGCAACTCGGCGGCATCGACGGCGCTCTATGTCGACAGCATCATAGCTCCAATCCTGCCCGACATGACGACGACTGAAAAACTCGACGAATCCGTCGAGCGGGCGCTGGATGAAACGCTTTCGCAAGGAGCATTGGGCCAGCGTCTCGTCTCCTTCCGTCTCTGGCGTAAGGATGGCACCATTCTTTATGCCAATGACAAGAAGCTGATGGGGCAAAAGCTGCAGCCGAGCGATGACCTCAAGGCTGCGTTTTCCGGCAAGATGGTCTCGGAGTTCAACGACATCGACCCGCAGGAAGCCACCACGCTGGGCGATGCAAAGTTGCCACTTCTGAAGATCTACAATCCGATCCTCCAGCCCTGGTCGGGGGAAGTAGTGGCGGTTTCCGAGTTCTATGAGGTGGCAAGCGATTTCGAACGCAGCCTCTACAGCGCAAGGCTTCGCGCCTGGCTGGCGGTGGCGGCCGTCATCGCAGGCATTTTTGCCCTCCTCTCATTGATCGTCCTTCGTGGTAGTCGGCTGATCGACCTTCAACGCGGTCTCCTCAATGCGAGGGTTGGCGAACTGTCACACCTGCTCAAGCAGAACCGAGCGCTGCATGAGCGTGTTCACAACGCAAGTCAGCGTACGACCGCTCTCAATGAACGCTTTCTGCGGCGGCTTGGGGCCGACCTTCATGACGGACCTGCACAGCTAATCGCCTATGCGTCGCTGCGTATCGACAGCCCTGCCATCCTCGGCGCCCAGGCACTGGTGGAGAAGCGGGAGGCCGAAGTCGCATCGATAAAGATGAGCCTTCAGGAGGCGATGCGCGAGATCCGCAGCATTTGTCATGACCTCATCCTGCCCGAGATCGAGTCAGCCGGCCTGCACGAAGTTATTTCCCAGGCCGTGCAGCGTTATCAGGAGCGAACCGGTATCACGGTCGACCTCCTCCGCTCCCATACAGACTGGCAGCCCTCGCCCGCCGAGAAGATCTGCATCTACCGATTCGTACAGGAAACGCTGAATAACGGGTTTAGACATGCCGGAGGCGCGGGCCAGCAGGTGCTGCAACGTTTGCAGGATGACTGCGTTATCATCGATGTCATCGACAAGGGACCCGGTTTCGACCTTGCCTCGGTAAAGCCAACAAGCCTCGGTATCGCCGGATTGCGCGAACGGATCGAGAGCCTCGGCGGCGGATTTTCAGTCCTGTCCGGAGCCAGCGGTACGACTGTGACGATTTCATTGAAGACGAGTGAAACGGAGAAATCTTGA
- a CDS encoding AI-2E family transporter: protein MVQRVSFYILLVLVTLAFIAVLIPFYSAVFWAVVFAIIFFPLYSRLERGLGGRRNIAAAITVLICLCLVILPGLAILSSLIQEGTSLYKRIASGEINVGNMVNQVVAAMPAFVQERISSFETEGFSELRERLSSSLMQGGSFFAGRALTFGQSTLEFFVAFGLMLYLLFFLFRDGRSLAATIRNAAPLSDEHTSQFMAKFASVVRATVRGNIIIAIVQGAIGGVTFWFLGVQPALLWGVLMVILSLVPAVGAALVWVPTAIYLAVTGEIIKAAVIVAVGVFVIGLIDNLLRPPLVGKETKLPDYVVLISTVGGIALVGVNGFVIGPLIAALFISAWSLFAKERHDGGQLPE, encoded by the coding sequence TTGGTTCAGCGCGTCAGCTTTTATATCCTTCTGGTGCTGGTGACGCTGGCCTTCATCGCCGTCCTGATACCTTTCTACTCAGCGGTCTTCTGGGCCGTCGTGTTCGCCATTATTTTCTTTCCGCTCTACTCGCGGCTTGAGCGCGGGCTTGGCGGTCGACGCAATATCGCCGCCGCCATCACCGTCCTGATCTGCCTGTGCCTCGTCATCCTGCCGGGGCTGGCAATCCTCAGTTCCCTCATTCAGGAGGGAACATCTCTCTATAAGCGCATCGCAAGCGGAGAGATAAATGTCGGCAATATGGTCAATCAGGTTGTCGCAGCCATGCCGGCCTTCGTTCAGGAACGGATAAGCAGTTTCGAGACGGAAGGGTTTTCGGAACTGCGGGAACGGCTCTCATCCTCGCTGATGCAGGGTGGCAGCTTCTTTGCCGGTCGCGCTCTGACCTTCGGCCAGAGTACGCTCGAGTTTTTCGTCGCTTTCGGCCTGATGCTCTATCTTCTGTTCTTCCTGTTTCGCGATGGGCGATCCTTGGCGGCCACCATTCGCAACGCAGCGCCTCTGAGCGACGAGCATACGAGCCAGTTCATGGCGAAATTCGCCTCCGTGGTCCGAGCGACGGTACGGGGCAACATCATCATCGCCATCGTGCAGGGTGCAATCGGCGGGGTCACATTCTGGTTCCTCGGGGTTCAGCCGGCGCTTCTCTGGGGCGTTTTGATGGTCATCCTGTCGCTGGTGCCCGCGGTGGGGGCCGCTCTCGTATGGGTTCCGACGGCCATCTACCTTGCGGTGACAGGGGAAATCATAAAGGCAGCAGTCATCGTCGCCGTGGGTGTGTTCGTGATCGGCCTGATCGACAATCTGCTTCGTCCGCCGCTGGTGGGCAAGGAAACCAAACTGCCCGATTACGTGGTTCTGATCTCTACGGTGGGAGGCATCGCTCTCGTTGGTGTCAATGGTTTCGTGATTGGACCATTGATCGCCGCCCTGTTTATCTCCGCCTGGTCACTCTTCGCCAAGGAACGGCATGATGGTGGCCAATTGCCGGAATGA
- a CDS encoding LLM class flavin-dependent oxidoreductase, giving the protein MARDDKLKLGTFVYTFGFNPASWLHPAADVNGANKIDHLLNVARISETAKLDFMFVADSPAAAIGDPEALSRSPTKMNRFEPLTLITALSAMTEKLGFVATASTSYYEPFNIARIFSSIDHLSGGRACWNVVTSDHDETGYNFNRDGLDPHAIRYERGEEFVDVVFGLWDSFEPDALLLDRESGIYYDKNKLHTLDHKGKHFQVRGPLNIASTPQGRPVIAQAGGSEAGMELAARTSEIVFSLASSIERNGAFYRNVKGRMAKYGRREDDLKMMPGIVVNVGATRAEAQAKVDFLINNLHPDVGRWMLGEFLETDLSGAALDEPFPMERLPQQPKGSKALFEELTDFIKQGHTLGHLIRHYAEKSTGNGITGTPEEIADFMEEWFEARAADGFILMFPTLPASLTDFVELVLPELRRRGLFRDEYEGSTLRENLGLSMPVNRHAAQRTSNE; this is encoded by the coding sequence ATGGCCCGCGACGACAAATTGAAGCTTGGAACCTTCGTCTACACATTCGGCTTCAATCCGGCGAGCTGGCTGCATCCCGCCGCCGATGTCAACGGCGCGAACAAGATCGATCATCTGCTCAATGTTGCCCGCATATCCGAGACCGCCAAGCTCGATTTCATGTTCGTGGCGGACTCTCCAGCGGCTGCGATCGGCGATCCAGAGGCGCTTTCCCGTTCGCCCACCAAGATGAACCGTTTTGAACCGCTGACGCTGATCACTGCCCTTTCCGCGATGACGGAGAAACTCGGTTTTGTGGCAACGGCATCCACCAGCTATTACGAACCCTTCAACATCGCCCGCATCTTCTCGTCGATCGATCATCTGAGTGGCGGGCGGGCATGCTGGAACGTTGTGACCTCCGATCACGACGAAACCGGATACAACTTCAACCGTGACGGCCTCGATCCGCACGCCATCCGCTATGAACGCGGCGAAGAGTTCGTCGACGTGGTCTTCGGCCTTTGGGACAGTTTCGAGCCCGATGCCCTGCTTCTCGACCGCGAAAGCGGCATCTATTACGACAAGAACAAGCTGCATACGCTGGACCACAAGGGCAAGCATTTCCAGGTTCGTGGTCCGCTCAACATTGCCTCCACACCACAGGGCCGGCCGGTCATTGCCCAGGCCGGCGGTTCGGAGGCGGGAATGGAGCTTGCCGCGAGGACGTCCGAAATCGTCTTCAGCCTCGCCTCCAGCATCGAACGCAATGGCGCATTCTACCGAAACGTCAAAGGCCGGATGGCGAAATACGGTCGCCGAGAAGACGACCTGAAGATGATGCCAGGCATCGTCGTCAATGTCGGGGCAACCAGAGCAGAGGCGCAGGCAAAGGTCGATTTCCTGATCAACAACCTTCATCCGGACGTCGGCCGCTGGATGCTGGGCGAGTTCCTTGAGACAGATCTCTCAGGAGCGGCACTGGACGAACCGTTTCCGATGGAGCGCCTGCCGCAGCAACCGAAAGGGTCAAAGGCACTGTTTGAAGAGCTCACCGACTTCATCAAGCAGGGACATACGCTCGGCCATCTCATTCGCCACTACGCGGAAAAGAGCACAGGCAACGGAATTACCGGTACGCCAGAGGAAATTGCGGACTTCATGGAAGAATGGTTCGAGGCACGTGCTGCCGATGGTTTCATCCTGATGTTCCCGACCCTGCCGGCAAGCCTGACGGATTTTGTCGAACTGGTATTGCCGGAGCTGCGCCGCCGCGGGCTGTTCCGCGACGAGTATGAAGGCTCGACACTGAGAGAAAATCTCGGCCTGTCGATGCCGGTCAATCGCCATGCCGCGCAACGGACCTCCAACGAATAA